From Candidatus Hydrogenedentota bacterium:
GACGCGCGCACTATTCGCGTGTTGTGCGAGTTTATCGAACCGGGCACCCGGTTCCGGCGCAACCGGATTCACGATACGGTCGTGTTCTTCGGATCCGCGCGCATTTCCCCGCGCGACGAAGCCCTCCGCGAATTGGAGAGCGTTCGCGCTGCATGCTCGGCAGCGAAGCGCCCGTCGCAGGCACAGCGCGATGCGGTTCTGTGTGCCGAACGCGCCGTGGAGATGGCGCGGTACTACGAAGATGCCGCGGACCTCGCGGAGCGCATGACACGATGGTCGCGCAGATTGGGCGGCGGCAAACGGCGCTTTGTCGTGTGCTCGGGCGGGGGTCCCGGCATTATGGAAGCGGCCAACCGAGGGGCGTCGCGCGCGGGCGGGCCGACGATCGGATTGAACATCAGCCTGCCATTCGAGCAGATGCCAAACCCGTATCAGTCGCAGGAATTGGCCTTTGAGTTTCACTATTTCTTCGTGCGCAAATTCTGGTTCGCGTACTTGGCCAAGGCCTTGGTCGTCTTTCCGGGCGGGTTCGGCACGATGGACGAAATGTTTGAGATCTTGACGCTGATTCAGACCCGCAAGACAGCAAAGCCAATGCCTGTGGTTCTGTACGGGAGCGCCTACTGGAATGAGATCGTCAATTTTGACGCGCTCGTGAAGTGGGGCATGATCGACCGGAAGGACCTCGAACTGTTCCGTGTCGTGGACGATGTGGACACGGCGTTTACCTATCTGACCGCGGAATTGAAGCGATTGCACATTTGATGAGCAAGACGGCATGGAAATGAAACGACGCACGGTCTTTCTGTGGCTTACTCTGTTCACGGCGGCCGCGGCGTTTCTTCGCTTGTACGCGATTACAGAGGTTGGCATCTACGACCTCGACGAAGGTCTCTATCTCGTCGACGCCCACGCAAAATGGAACGAATGGCACTTGTGCGCGGAATTGGCTCAGCGGAAGTGGGACGAGATGCGTGGCGGCCCCGAACTGCTCATGGCCAAAGAACTGCCCAAACTGCGCGATGCGCTCGCATCGGAAACCGTCTTTGCAGGAAAGCACCTTTATTATTACCTGATCGCCTTCATCATGCTGTTCACCGGGCCGGTTGTCTGGTCGGGCATCCTGATCGATGCCGTGGCGGGAATCGGTTCGGTGTGGTTGATCTACGCGTTCGTGAAGCGTTTGTACTCCCAGCGCGCGGGGTTGATTGCGGCAGGCATCACGACATTCTCGGCGTATCACGTGTTCTACTCGCGACGCGTGTACGGTACGGCCATCATCGCGTTTCTCTTTATGGCGGCCTTGTATTGCCACCTGCGCGCCGTGCGGTGCCGCGACGACGGCGGCTCCATCCGAAGCCAGCGCTTGTGGCTCGTGGCGTGCGGCGCGTTTGCAGGTCTATGCTTCATCATCAACTTTCAAATCGCCGTGCTGCTGCCGGTGCTTGCGCTCGTGCACGTGTTCACGTGTGTAAGGTTTGGCGGTGGCACGGCTGCAGAGATCGGCTGTACCGAATCGAGAACAAAGGCGTCGTTACGCTGGCTGATAGGCGGCGGCCTCTGCGTACTGCTGGGATTCGCCATGCCGATTGCGTGCATGGAGGCCGCTTCGTACCCGTTGATTCTTCTATTCCGGTCGCAAGGCTTGCAGTATCCCCACGGCACGTTCCTGGAACTCGTAACGCCGAAACTTACTTCGCATCTCGGGCACGCGTTCTACTGGAGTGGGTTCGTGCTCCTTCCCTTTTTTATCTCCGTGCTAGAAGGAATGCCCGCGCTGGTGTTGTGTGT
This genomic window contains:
- a CDS encoding TIGR00730 family Rossman fold protein gives rise to the protein MKSTKNHEGKWPEKAYKNLAFLNSPDARTIRVLCEFIEPGTRFRRNRIHDTVVFFGSARISPRDEALRELESVRAACSAAKRPSQAQRDAVLCAERAVEMARYYEDAADLAERMTRWSRRLGGGKRRFVVCSGGGPGIMEAANRGASRAGGPTIGLNISLPFEQMPNPYQSQELAFEFHYFFVRKFWFAYLAKALVVFPGGFGTMDEMFEILTLIQTRKTAKPMPVVLYGSAYWNEIVNFDALVKWGMIDRKDLELFRVVDDVDTAFTYLTAELKRLHI
- a CDS encoding glycosyltransferase family 39 protein, giving the protein MKRRTVFLWLTLFTAAAAFLRLYAITEVGIYDLDEGLYLVDAHAKWNEWHLCAELAQRKWDEMRGGPELLMAKELPKLRDALASETVFAGKHLYYYLIAFIMLFTGPVVWSGILIDAVAGIGSVWLIYAFVKRLYSQRAGLIAAGITTFSAYHVFYSRRVYGTAIIAFLFMAALYCHLRAVRCRDDGGSIRSQRLWLVACGAFAGLCFIINFQIAVLLPVLALVHVFTCVRFGGGTAAEIGCTESRTKASLRWLIGGGLCVLLGFAMPIACMEAASYPLILLFRSQGLQYPHGTFLELVTPKLTSHLGHAFYWSGFVLLPFFISVLEGMPALVLCVALPILALITLRKTTVSRRTRARTIIYLGCWFLIPFLIFSSKTPQSSRVFVNCLPPLFAALAVCADATWSYAGPRRAFARAAVALLLAAAGISSLVHNVELLRMRSAFPDVMRWLASTPERGASAPYGLVLLSYLRQYGLPGGSYTTYITYGTEPPPYFVTDRTELWDKQYPDTSVFVPEGAHPVKRFEHRFGRILLEAGAFPPEGNPLDNIRWVRGLDLTRSRQVLVYDIRTWEKRMP